The genomic stretch AATTACTGCTTATTTTTGGCTTTGGACTGTGGCTAATCATCAATAAACTTGACCTCTCTTTCATCACTTTTCCCTACTTAAAGCGCAAATATCTTCTCTTTACGCTTTTATTTGTAGGAGCATTGGTTGAGTTTGTACTTGAAATACTCTACTTCTCAAACATTCCGCTCACCGTACCCGTCTTTTGTTGTTCGGTTGTTTTTCAAGCGCCCAAGCTTCCTTTTGGCTACACACAAACCATGCTGGTTACCTTTTTCTATATGCTTTTGAGCGTTATTGTCCTTTTTAACTCTCTAAAACACACGATGGCAAGCTTTACATGTAACCTTATTTTTCTATTCATCGCTTATTATGCTATTACCTATTTTTTCGGACTTTACATCTACGAAATGCCCAATCACAAATGCCCATACTGCATGCTTCAAAAAGAGTACTATTACATCGGTTATCTGATTTGGGGCTCTCTTTTTCTGGGTATCTTCTTTGGTATCATGCCTTTTTTAATCGAGCGCATTACACAAAAATCGTACGTTTATTTGCTCAAATACTCTTCCATCTGCCTCATCATCACAGCACTTCTTTGTAGCTTTTACGTCATACGCTACTACCTGATGACAGGGGTGTTCCTATGATGAAGTCTTCTTTCGCCACCTTTTTATTACTGGGGGTAATTGCCTTGCTTGTTGTGAGCATGGACATCAGCGAGACACGTGTGTTGGTGCGACACGGAAACATCAACAAAGAGCCTTTGGAGATTGTTCTTGAGAAGTATATCTGCACAGAGAGTAGGGTACCCATCGTCGAACTGTTTAACTCCGCCCAAGCGATCTTACCAAACGGAGATACCTACTTTTTTAATGATGTTGGCAATGTTTTGCTCTGGTTAGGTCGTCAAAAAAACAGAGATGAGATCGTCGTGTGGGTCTACGCCCAAGATACAGAACGCTACGTTTTAGCACAAAGCGCATGGTACTCACGCGTGGAAATCACCCCCATGGGATACGGCTTTGGAGCCTACGAATACCGTGTCTATGGACAGTCTGACTACTACTTCAATGAAGTACAACTCTTCGCACTACGTGGCGAAACACTACTCAATCCTATGATCAATTCGTTATTGGCAAATAATAAAATTTAGTCTTCAAAATTTTAAAGACAAGGCTCAACTTTTAAGATAAATATCTTTACATGTAAAGGTAAAAAAGATCATTTTGCATTACAATTTTTTACCCTTTATCTTCATACTCAAAACATCTTAATTTTAAAACAACACAAAAATTGATACAATAATCGATATTGACTCTATTTGGGGTATAAACCTATACTTTTAAGTATGTATTGGATGGAAAAACTCCTTAAAGTCGGAGTATTTGAGGAAAAAAGACACATGGTATTAATGATAGACAATTACGACAGTTTTACGTATAACATTGTGCAGTACTGCTTAGAGCTTGGCGCCGATCTTAAAGTCATCCGCAATGATGAGCTAAGTATTGAAGAGATCGAGGCGTTGCACCCCGAGAAGATTATTATCTCTCCAGGCCCTGCGACACCTAATGAAGCAGGCGTAAGCCTTGAAGTCATTAAGCATTTTGGTGGAAAGATTCCCATTTTGGGCATTTGTTTAGGGCATCAAGCCATTGGGCAAGCCTTTGGGGGCAAAGTCGTTCGTGCAAAGCGCATGATGCACGGTAAAACGTCTATCACTAAACAACTTCACAACAGTTGCCTTTTTGAGGGACTTCCTGAAACATTTACGACTACAAGGTACCATTCGTTGACAGTAGAGCAAGAAGGATTACCCGATGTTGTTGTTCCCACAGCGTACAGTACGGACGATCATGAGATTATGGCGTTAGAGATTAAAGGTAAACAAATTTACGGCGTGCAGTTTCACCCAGAATCTATTTTGAGTGAGCATGGTCATGCAATTTTAAATAACTTCCTAAAACTATGAGAGAAAGACTTTTTTTACTTCTTATTCTTGTGCTCAGTTGTGCCTTATTGACGTATGGTGCGCAAAGTATCTCTATTAGCCACGATGAAGCCAATATCTTTTTTAATGGCACCAATCTCATTCATTACCTTGCCGTGTACTCAACACAGCTTTTTGGGCAAAATGACTTTGCGCTTCGGTTACCTTTTATTCTGATCCATCTAGCTTCTATTGTTTTGTTGTATAAGATTGGCAAACTTTTTTTAAAAAAACGGATTGACCGCATTTTTTCTGTTGCGCTTTATGCCTTTTTACCAGGAGTCAACGGCGTAGCTCTTTTGGTTAACAGCGGCATCGTTGTAATCTTTTTTAGTCTTTTATTTACCTATCTTTATCTCAAAGAGTACAAAGTCGCTTCTCAATTAGTACTTATCGTCTGCCTTTTCATCGATAACTCATTTGCTATTTTTTATATTGCGTTATTTGTCTATGCTCTTATGAAACGTAAAACCGACCTGCTTATTTTGACGCTGATTTTATTTAGTGCTTCGATGTATCTGTATGGATTTGACACAGGTGGAAAACCTAAGGGTTATTTTATAGATACACTGGGTATCTATGCCATTGTTTTTTCTCCGCTTCTCTTTTTGTACTTTGTGTATGCGATGTACCGCATTCTTATTAAAGAAGAAAAGAATCTTCTATGGTATATCTCTTTCTTTTCTTTAGTTGTTTCATTGCTTCTTTCATTGCGACAAAAACTTTTACTTGAAGATTTTGCTCCGTTCGTTGTTCTTTCTGTTCCCTTAATGGTCAAAGTCTTTTTCAACAGCTATCGCGTAAGACTTCCCGCTTTCCGTAAACTACATACGCTCTTTTTTGGGCTAGTGTTGATCTCATTAGTCATCAGCACAGCATTGAGTAGTTTCAATAAGCCTCTTTACGCTTTCATGCAAGATCCATCAAAACATTTTGCTATCAATTACCACATTGCAGAAGAGTTGGCGAATGCACTGAAAGCAAAAGGGATTAACAAAGTAGTGATGAAAGATGATAAAATGGCTCTCAGACTTAAATTCTATAACATTGAACGTGGTGGAGTTTATAAACTTACAACTCAAAAAGAGATAGAAGAGGGGTATGAGCAGATCGATATTGCTTATTATGGCA from Sulfurospirillum oryzae encodes the following:
- a CDS encoding ArnT family glycosyltransferase produces the protein MRERLFLLLILVLSCALLTYGAQSISISHDEANIFFNGTNLIHYLAVYSTQLFGQNDFALRLPFILIHLASIVLLYKIGKLFLKKRIDRIFSVALYAFLPGVNGVALLVNSGIVVIFFSLLFTYLYLKEYKVASQLVLIVCLFIDNSFAIFYIALFVYALMKRKTDLLILTLILFSASMYLYGFDTGGKPKGYFIDTLGIYAIVFSPLLFLYFVYAMYRILIKEEKNLLWYISFFSLVVSLLLSLRQKLLLEDFAPFVVLSVPLMVKVFFNSYRVRLPAFRKLHTLFFGLVLISLVISTALSSFNKPLYAFMQDPSKHFAINYHIAEELANALKAKGINKVVMKDDKMALRLKFYNIERGGVYKLTTQKEIEEGYEQIDIAYYGKVVKAFYIYRIS
- a CDS encoding aminodeoxychorismate/anthranilate synthase component II, coding for MVLMIDNYDSFTYNIVQYCLELGADLKVIRNDELSIEEIEALHPEKIIISPGPATPNEAGVSLEVIKHFGGKIPILGICLGHQAIGQAFGGKVVRAKRMMHGKTSITKQLHNSCLFEGLPETFTTTRYHSLTVEQEGLPDVVVPTAYSTDDHEIMALEIKGKQIYGVQFHPESILSEHGHAILNNFLKL